The following coding sequences are from one Microbacterium wangchenii window:
- a CDS encoding ABC transporter permease, whose amino-acid sequence MTTDAAKARAIQWEDIHLPAWLTGLIGGVGVVALWWILAATVFSNVGPGGAQAIPTPPQVVVEFFATGWEFYARNFAVTLTEAGIGYAWGNGLALLLAALVLIVPRLEGVVMQVAILTYCVPIVAIGLLIVVIVPVPAAGDPSPTAVILAALSCFFTTVVGALLGLKAADRASLDVITVYGGSRLTQLRKVRLIASLPSILNALQIAVPAAFLGAVLGEFFGKITVGVGPAMISAQQALNAARVWDVALVSGAVALAGYALLGLVARAVAPWSKGSAR is encoded by the coding sequence ATGACCACTGACGCGGCGAAGGCCCGCGCCATCCAGTGGGAGGACATCCACCTTCCGGCGTGGCTCACGGGCCTCATCGGCGGCGTCGGCGTCGTCGCGCTGTGGTGGATCCTCGCCGCCACGGTGTTCTCCAACGTCGGCCCCGGCGGGGCGCAGGCGATCCCCACGCCACCCCAAGTCGTGGTGGAGTTCTTCGCCACCGGCTGGGAGTTCTACGCGCGCAACTTCGCCGTCACCCTCACCGAGGCCGGTATCGGCTACGCGTGGGGCAACGGGCTGGCCCTTCTACTGGCCGCGCTCGTGCTGATCGTGCCGCGCCTGGAGGGCGTCGTCATGCAGGTCGCGATCCTCACCTACTGCGTGCCGATCGTGGCGATCGGCCTGCTCATCGTGGTGATCGTGCCCGTCCCCGCGGCCGGCGACCCCTCTCCCACCGCTGTCATCCTCGCCGCGCTCAGCTGCTTCTTCACGACCGTCGTCGGAGCGCTCCTGGGTCTGAAGGCCGCCGACAGGGCGAGCCTGGACGTCATCACCGTCTACGGCGGATCGCGTCTCACACAGCTGCGGAAGGTGCGGCTCATCGCCTCGCTCCCCAGCATCCTCAACGCCCTCCAGATCGCCGTGCCGGCCGCCTTCCTCGGCGCCGTCCTGGGGGAGTTCTTCGGCAAGATCACGGTGGGCGTGGGCCCGGCGATGATCTCCGCCCAGCAGGCGCTCAACGCCGCCCGCGTGTGGGATGTGGCGCTCGTGTCCGGGGCGGTCGCGCTCGCCGGATACGCGCTGCTCGGTCTCGTGGCGCGCGCCGTCGCGCCCTGGTCGAAGGGATCCGCACGATGA
- a CDS encoding ABC transporter permease: MTDVLAPPTPVVPAAAEQVTRLDADIRRESRRATMRALGRSILTFVLTLVAVTVIWVGALWVFQISPYVGKGPLEVWNFLVTMPNAAANRAQLFGQLGETLGHAAVGFGAGLAVALIVAIVFQLSKGIEHALMPLAMLLRSVPLVAMAPVIILIFGRDFASVAVIGGIVVLFPALVTIAFGLKSASPQMNDLISVYGGSSWTRLRKVALPSSLPEFFAAVRISVPGALTGALLAEWLAVGGGIGGAVGGYIAAAQFSAMWTAVVLVTGTALVLYNLVQIVESVVLARMGMADRS; encoded by the coding sequence ATGACCGACGTCCTCGCCCCGCCCACACCGGTGGTCCCCGCTGCTGCCGAGCAGGTCACGCGCCTGGATGCGGACATCCGCCGTGAATCCCGCAGGGCGACGATGCGCGCCCTGGGTCGCAGCATCCTCACCTTCGTCCTCACCCTCGTCGCCGTGACGGTCATCTGGGTCGGGGCGCTGTGGGTGTTCCAGATCTCGCCGTACGTCGGCAAGGGGCCGCTGGAGGTGTGGAACTTCCTCGTCACCATGCCCAACGCCGCGGCCAACCGCGCCCAGTTGTTCGGTCAGCTGGGGGAGACGCTCGGCCACGCCGCCGTCGGCTTCGGTGCGGGTCTCGCCGTCGCGCTCATCGTCGCGATCGTGTTCCAGCTCAGCAAGGGCATCGAGCACGCGCTCATGCCCCTCGCAATGCTGCTGCGCTCGGTTCCGCTGGTGGCGATGGCCCCCGTGATCATCCTCATCTTCGGCCGCGACTTCGCCTCGGTGGCCGTGATCGGCGGCATCGTCGTGCTCTTCCCCGCCCTGGTCACGATCGCGTTCGGGCTGAAGTCGGCCTCGCCGCAGATGAACGACCTCATCTCGGTGTACGGCGGCAGCTCGTGGACGCGCCTGCGGAAGGTCGCGCTGCCCAGCTCCCTGCCGGAGTTCTTCGCCGCCGTGCGCATCTCCGTCCCCGGCGCGCTCACCGGTGCGCTGCTGGCCGAGTGGCTGGCCGTGGGCGGCGGCATCGGCGGTGCGGTGGGCGGCTACATCGCCGCCGCGCAGTTCTCCGCCATGTGGACGGCCGTCGTGCTCGTGACCGGCACCGCGCTCGTGCTGTACAACCTGGTGCAGATCGTAGAGTCGGTCGTGCTGGCCCGCATGGGGATGGCCGACCGTTCCTGA
- the add gene encoding adenosine deaminase, with product MTTPVDFDLTAFAHGLPKAELHLHLEGTLEPELKFALAARNGIELPEKTVAEVRATYDFTDLTSFLAVYYPAMRVLQTAEDFHDLAWAYLLKAKEQGVVHAEMFFDPQAHTSRGVPFENVITGYRRAAVRAQDELGISAELILCFLRDFSAEYAMATLMEALPYKAWILGVGLDSDERDNPPAKFAAVFARAKAEGFFLTMHCDIDQVGSIENIRAVLEEIGVDRIDHGTNIVEDPALVALAKERGLGFTTCPVSNSFVTEQMKADEIVGLLREGVRVMVNSDDPAYFGAYVGDNYVALAQQAGLTPTELVQLAVNSFEAAWLTPARRAAYVAAIEEYATAQGVPLPAQGVPLPA from the coding sequence ATGACCACCCCCGTCGATTTCGACCTCACCGCGTTCGCCCACGGCCTGCCCAAGGCCGAGCTCCACCTGCACCTGGAGGGGACGCTGGAGCCCGAGCTGAAGTTCGCCCTCGCTGCCCGCAACGGCATCGAGCTGCCGGAGAAGACCGTGGCGGAGGTGCGCGCGACCTACGACTTCACCGACCTCACGAGCTTCCTCGCGGTGTACTACCCGGCGATGCGGGTGCTGCAGACGGCCGAGGACTTCCACGACCTGGCCTGGGCGTACCTGCTGAAGGCGAAGGAGCAGGGGGTCGTGCACGCGGAGATGTTCTTCGATCCGCAGGCGCACACCAGCCGCGGCGTGCCGTTCGAGAACGTCATCACCGGCTACCGTCGTGCCGCCGTCCGCGCGCAGGACGAACTCGGCATCAGCGCCGAGCTCATCCTGTGCTTCCTGCGCGACTTCTCCGCCGAGTACGCCATGGCGACCCTCATGGAGGCGCTGCCGTACAAGGCGTGGATCCTCGGGGTCGGTCTGGATTCGGATGAGCGCGACAATCCGCCGGCGAAGTTCGCCGCCGTCTTCGCCCGTGCCAAGGCGGAGGGGTTCTTCCTGACGATGCACTGCGACATCGACCAGGTCGGCTCCATCGAGAACATCCGCGCCGTGCTGGAGGAGATCGGCGTCGACCGGATCGACCACGGCACCAACATCGTGGAGGACCCGGCGCTGGTCGCCCTCGCGAAGGAACGCGGACTCGGCTTCACGACCTGCCCCGTGTCGAACTCGTTCGTGACCGAGCAGATGAAGGCGGACGAGATCGTCGGCCTCCTGCGCGAGGGCGTGCGGGTCATGGTCAACTCCGACGACCCGGCCTACTTCGGTGCGTACGTGGGCGACAACTACGTCGCGCTCGCCCAGCAGGCGGGCCTGACCCCGACCGAGCTGGTCCAGCTCGCGGTCAACTCCTTCGAGGCGGCGTGGCTGACCCCGGCCCGCCGCGCGGCGTACGTCGCGGCCATCGAGGAGTACGCGACGGCTCAGGGTGTACCGCTCCCGGCGCAGGGAGTGCCGCTCCCGGCGTAG
- a CDS encoding helix-turn-helix domain-containing protein, whose protein sequence is MTPPPADDSAGDAEATARLGASIRRLRHARAKTLVQLAEATGLSHPFLSQLERGLAQPSLSSLRRIAVALQTSPIELIAAADAPGPTSGRIEVHRRGEGRVDESFGPGDARMLAHGSRPLHPLELEGSNAAPGEVFTHREDEFLYVAEGDVRVDLGDREVRLAVGDSVYYVGGVPHRWWSATGRPYRLVVVKQGTSVPGEDG, encoded by the coding sequence GTGACGCCGCCGCCCGCCGACGACTCCGCGGGGGACGCCGAGGCCACCGCGCGCCTGGGCGCCTCGATCCGCCGCCTGCGGCACGCGCGCGCCAAGACGCTCGTGCAGCTGGCCGAGGCGACGGGTCTGTCGCACCCGTTCCTCAGCCAGCTCGAGCGCGGGCTGGCGCAGCCGAGCCTGTCGTCGCTGCGGAGGATCGCCGTGGCGCTGCAGACCAGTCCGATCGAGCTCATCGCCGCCGCCGATGCCCCCGGGCCGACCTCCGGCCGGATCGAGGTGCACCGGCGCGGCGAGGGGCGCGTGGACGAGAGCTTCGGGCCGGGCGACGCGCGCATGCTCGCGCACGGCTCCCGGCCGCTGCATCCGCTCGAACTGGAGGGATCGAACGCCGCTCCGGGGGAGGTGTTCACCCACCGGGAGGACGAGTTCCTCTACGTCGCCGAAGGGGACGTGCGGGTCGACCTCGGCGACCGGGAGGTGCGGCTCGCCGTCGGAGACTCGGTCTATTACGTCGGCGGTGTGCCGCACCGCTGGTGGTCGGCGACCGGGCGCCCGTACCGGCTGGTCGTGGTCAAGCAGGGAACCAGCGTCCCCGGCGAAGACGGCTGA
- a CDS encoding SPFH domain-containing protein: protein MDLVALGGVGLLVLIGVGVAVVALIIILILIRAWYRVARADEALVIVGKKQRITPDGDSSRITVITGGGAIVNPLTQRAEMISLRARQIKMEPVAQSSNGVTVNVSGVALVKIGSDPDSVRRAAERFASQDAAIEQFTTEQLEGALRGVVATLTVEELMRDRQRLSDQIADGIKHDLSSQGLILDSFQIQGITDSNGYIGALGATEVERVKRDAEVAKINADREIRRRQIATDEANLIEQTALDKNTAAAKAEVGRANAEAEQAEALARAERQQAVLVQEAENTQARLESEVSRVADADLYQRQRRADADAYAHVKAAEAQAEIAEQDATAVRLRAEADAHAERLRGEARAAAISAEAEALAKNQEALLAQRALEALVPLMAEFAKGYDKVGSITVLGGDGASSHLATESATGLRASFEAVRAATGIDLTAIIQGRALGEGIAAGTAAATSPEAPSAHAAAPAAAAASAVPATVPVTE from the coding sequence ATGGATCTCGTCGCTCTCGGAGGGGTCGGTCTCCTCGTTCTGATCGGGGTGGGCGTCGCCGTCGTCGCGCTCATCATCATCCTCATCTTGATCCGCGCGTGGTACCGCGTCGCCCGCGCCGACGAGGCGCTCGTCATCGTCGGTAAGAAGCAGCGGATCACTCCCGACGGAGACTCCTCGCGCATCACCGTGATCACCGGCGGCGGGGCGATCGTGAACCCGCTCACCCAGCGGGCGGAGATGATCTCCCTCCGCGCACGGCAGATCAAGATGGAGCCGGTGGCGCAGTCCTCCAACGGCGTCACCGTCAACGTCAGCGGTGTCGCGCTGGTGAAGATCGGCTCCGATCCCGATTCCGTGCGTCGCGCCGCGGAGCGCTTCGCGTCGCAGGATGCGGCCATCGAGCAGTTCACGACCGAGCAGCTGGAAGGCGCCCTCCGCGGCGTCGTGGCCACGCTGACCGTCGAAGAGCTCATGCGCGACCGCCAGCGCCTGTCGGACCAGATCGCCGACGGCATCAAGCACGACCTGTCCAGCCAGGGGCTCATCCTGGACTCGTTCCAGATCCAGGGCATCACCGACTCCAACGGCTACATCGGCGCTCTCGGCGCCACCGAGGTCGAGCGCGTCAAGCGCGACGCCGAGGTCGCGAAGATCAACGCCGACCGTGAGATCCGCCGCCGGCAGATCGCCACGGACGAGGCCAACCTCATCGAGCAGACCGCGCTGGACAAGAACACCGCCGCGGCCAAGGCCGAGGTCGGCCGCGCCAACGCCGAGGCCGAACAGGCCGAGGCCCTCGCCCGCGCCGAGCGTCAGCAGGCGGTCCTCGTGCAGGAGGCGGAGAACACCCAGGCGCGCCTCGAATCCGAGGTCAGCCGCGTCGCCGACGCCGACCTGTACCAGCGCCAGCGGCGCGCCGACGCCGACGCCTACGCGCACGTCAAGGCGGCCGAGGCCCAGGCCGAGATCGCCGAGCAGGACGCCACCGCCGTCCGGCTGCGCGCCGAGGCCGATGCCCACGCCGAGCGCCTGCGCGGCGAAGCCCGGGCCGCCGCGATCAGCGCGGAGGCCGAGGCCCTCGCGAAGAACCAGGAGGCGCTCCTGGCCCAGCGCGCGCTCGAGGCGCTCGTGCCGCTCATGGCCGAGTTCGCCAAGGGCTACGACAAGGTCGGCTCGATCACGGTCCTCGGCGGCGACGGCGCCAGCTCGCACCTGGCGACGGAGTCGGCCACCGGCCTGCGCGCGTCGTTCGAGGCGGTTCGCGCGGCCACCGGCATCGACCTGACCGCGATCATCCAGGGCCGTGCCCTGGGTGAGGGGATCGCCGCCGGCACGGCGGCGGCGACCTCACCCGAGGCGCCCTCCGCGCACGCGGCAGCACCGGCCGCTGCGGCAGCATCCGCCGTCCCGGCCACCGTCCCGGTCACCGAATGA